One window of the Calliopsis andreniformis isolate RMS-2024a chromosome 11, iyCalAndr_principal, whole genome shotgun sequence genome contains the following:
- the LOC143185362 gene encoding uncharacterized protein LOC143185362 gives MSTPQREQALSPSLESDMEDIVSRVRGLTRLVTNLKKKGRSSFTIFLLKEKLNYATEVWRDVLERVSRLKQGIPLHHRKGIPFFDQEVLQDAEDTFHEVQDFLMTEIAQLVEAKERVELGINQRKAEGAGFDNTQIPVELPKQSLPKFSGDSRKWRHFEDLFTAGVKNNQRLSDAQRLQYLNACLEGEALATIAEFEIADRNFSEAWDALKKRFGNPRTIITQLLETLRKLRMIKKGDLPSFQQVTVSWRQTLAALKRLGRPTKEWSDVLVILIKEKLEAALQWEWEMSIQSDTDFPSFDDMMKFLDGQERALVALEHQRCNAKAEVTPKSRIRQHNAVVENAPPTPEKCVFCEQPHVVATCKKFKTLSPEQRFQYMKNNQYCINCLASTHTVTHCRTSVSCKQCNGRHHTILHFDTQKVGTSNRRTTNKPNQGKREAGRSNVPARSPVQANVNTNSRASTSADNVASHCGATESVTGSVFLATADVRVYGKGGTSRIARALIDQGSEASFITASLVNDLRLARRKTQAMVTGLGGGKTHEITHSADIRFGSTRCTAQAFRTSAYIVPKITSYVPPSVRISDAEILSELTLADPDPASDRPIEVLIGAEVYASIIRRGFRRINKTGPIAQETALGWILSGPIDAANSSPNPVRTLHCSVLESLDKAIRRFWEIEEVPSTLVNTKAEDECEEHFVKTVARDATGRFIVRLPFNHSNPDELLGDSLPIALSALTRLRRKLDLNQTLVKEYSEFLTEYESLKHMTRLESVDNMRLYIPHRAVIRTESATTKLRVVFNASSKTAGGRSLNDLLHVGPKLQTDITAVLTRWRLYEYVLVADIEKMFRQILVAKEDRRFQCIVWRTPSTERLIAYELNTVTYGTACAPYLSMRTLLELKKQDGDRYPLAAPVLEKDVYVDDVFMGAPDKPLLERIRKQTCELLQRGGFNLRKWAGNSSDLLRNIPQSSHSHAVDLNLFDDSELKVLGLRWIPSGDFFYFNLQRFQPSATPITKRTLFSEIAKLYDPLGWLSPVMIRAKILMQAQWLEKIQWDEHVSAETHKMWNTFCVDWNRLNDWKLPRWIRYGADAISVELHGFCDASLAAYSAVTYLRVTTVNTEVFTSLLMAKTRVAPIKTQSIPVLELNGAVLLAELIVHLRKSLSLPIDRVVCWTDSTIALAWLKKHPSTWTVVVANRVSKIQTSLPSAEWRYVPTRSNPADLNSRGIEAADFLQSRLWMFGPGWLSGPEVEWPAMPASVETTESKRIAHAHVTTPKPEWKFLFRFQTWRKLLRVTAYCLRWRKQTRAEQGSPDSRVIEASELRIATERIVRHIQGTHFSEEYRCLKKRRGIPEKSPLKSLNPFLDENDVLRVGGRLENATLAWETKHPIILPKHYVSTLIIRQCHVDTLHGGLQLTLHTVRQSYWILGCRNAAKTVINKCMRCVRWRSSASTQIMQHLIPERCRPAKAFDNCGVDYAGPYRVRDSAGRGKTAHKAYIAVFVCYATRAVHIELVHDYTTSAFLAALDRFVARRGIPSCIFSDNGTNFVGADRELRKQFCEAFSSTEMQNKCSSMGIRWRFNPPSAPHFGGMQEAGVKSVKHHLKRTLGEFTPTGEEMQTLLCKIEASLNSRPIAPLSDHPDDYAPLTPGHFLTGGPLNAIPLQSVETEKLSRLSRWRAIQKFHEQLWRHWTRDYLTHLQNRYKWRTTQLQLQPGDLVLVQNPLLPPNQWEMGRIEEVFPGKDENVRVVKVRTAKSTYTRPITRMCKLPVDEPAAATVAEVEQAK, from the coding sequence ATGTCCACTCCCCAAAGAGAACAGGCGCTTTCGCCCAGCCTCGAGAGTGACATGGAGGATATCGTCTCGCGAGTCAGAGGTCTGACCCGACTCGTGACGAATCTGAAGAAGAAAGGACGAAGTAGTTTTACTATCTTCCTCCTGAAAGAAAAGCTAAACTATGCCACGGAAGTGTGGAGGGACGTGCTCGAGCGAGTTAGTCGTCTCAAACAGGGCATTCCCCTCCATCACCGTAAAGGTATACCCTTCTTCGATCAGGAGGTGCTTCAGGACGCCGAGGACACGTTCCACGAGGTCCAGGATTTCCTAATGACGGAAATCGCACAACTGGTCGAAGCGAAGGAGCGGGTTGAGTTGGGTATTAACCAACGTAAAGCCGAGGGTGCCGGCTTTGACAACACGCAGATTCCAGTCGAGTTGCCTAAGCAAAGCCTTCCAAAGTTCAGCGGTGATTCCAGAAAGTGGAGACACTTTGAGGATCTATTCACCGCTGGCGTGAAGAATAACCAACGGTTGTCCGACGCACAGCGGTTGCAATATTTGAACGCGTGCTTGGAAGGTGAGGCTCTCGCGACGATCGCCGAATTTGAAATTGCGGATCGCAATTTCAGCGAGGCGTGGGACGCCCTGAAGAAACGATTCGGGAACCCACGCACAATTATCACTCAGCTTCTTGAGACCTTACGGAAGCTGAGAATGATAAAAAAAGGCGATCTACCCAGCTTCCAGCAAGTCACAGTGAGCTGGAGACAGACGCTCGCTGCGCTCAAGAGATTGGGGCGCCCTACTAAAGAGTGGAGTGACGTGCTGGTCATTCTCATAAAAGAGAAGCTGGAAGCAGCCCTGCAGTGGGAGTGGGAAATGTCTATCCAATCGGACACGGACTTCCCGTCGTTTGACGACATGATGAAGTTCCTTGACGGACAGGAGCGCGCGTTGGTGGCATTGGAACACCAACGATGCAACGCAAAGGCGGAAGTCACGCCGAAATCTCGCATACGGCAGCATAACGCCGTGGTCGAGAATGCTCCCCCTACTCCCGAAAAGTGCGTGTTTTGTGAACAACCGCACGTAGTTGCTACGTGCAAAAAGTTCAAGACACTTTCGCCGGAACAGCGGTTTCAATACATGAAGAATAATCAGTATTGTATAAACTGCTTGGCGTCAACGCACACGGTGACACACTGTCGAACCAGCGTGTCATGTAAACAGTGTAACGGACGGCATCATACCATCCTGCACTTTGATACACAGAAAGTCGGCACAAGTAACCGTCGTACGACGAACAAGCCAAATCAGGGCAAGCGGGAAGCGGGACGGAGCAACGTTCCTGCGCGCAGTCCTGTACAGGCAAACGTAAACACGAATTCTCGTGCTTCTACGTCAGCCGACAACGTTGCGTCTCACTGTGGTGCGACAGAGAGCGTAACGGGATCTGTGTTTCTGGCGACAGCTGATGTGCGAGTCTATGGAAAGGGAGGTACGTCGCGTATCGCGCGTGCACTCATTGATCAGGGATCTGAGGCCTCCTTCATAACAGCGAGTCTGGTGAATGATCTACGACTCGCGCGAAGGAAAACCCAAGCCATGGTAACCGGCTTGGGGGGCGGAAAGACCCATGAGATTACGCACAGCGCGGACATTAGATTCGGGTCAACACGGTGCACTGCACAGGCGTTCCGCACTAGTGCATACATCGTCCCGAAAATTACGTCCTACGTTCCACCGTCGGTTCGCATCTCAGATGCTGAGATCTTAAGTGAACTGACGCTTGCAGATCCAGACCCTGCATCTGATCGACCGATTGAGGTGCTCATCGGTGCAGAGGTGTACGCCAGTATTATTCGACGAGGATTCCGTCGAATAAACAAAACAGGACCGATCGCACAGGAGACGGCCTTGGGCTGGATCCTGTCTGGGCCGATCGACGCAGCAAACTCTTCCCCAAATCCCGTGAGGACGCTGCACTGCAGCGTCCTTGAATCGTTGGACAAGGCGATACGGCGATTCTGGGAGATAGAGGAGGTGCCCTCGACCTTGGTGAACACTAAAGCCGAGGACGAATGCGAAGAGCACTTCGTAAAAACCGTCGCGCGAGACGCGACGGGAAGGTTTATAGTTCGGTTGCCCTTTAACCATTCGAACCCGGACGAGCTGTTGGGCGATTCTCTCCCAATAGCTCTCTCCGCGTTGACAAGGTTGAGGAGAAAACTGGACCTGAACCAAACCCTCGTGAAGGAATACAGTGAGTTTCTCACTGAATACGAGTCGTTAAAACATATGACTCGGCTCGAGTCAGTCGATAACATGCGACTCTATATCCCTCACCGAGCGGTTATTCGCACGGAGAGCGCTACGACGAAGCTGCGCGTCGTGTTTAACGCCTCCAGCAAAACAGCGGGCGGACGCTCGCTGAACGACCTCCTCCACGTAGGTCCAAAATTACAGACTGATATCACCGCCGTATTAACGAGGTGGCGTCTGTACGAATACGTGTTAGTAGCGGATATCGAGAAGATGTTTAGACAAATTCTCGTAGCTAAAGAGGATCGTCGCTTTCAATGCATCGTATGGCGCACCCCCTCGACCGAGCGACTTATCGCTTACGAGTTGAATACCGTCACATACGGTACGGCGTGCGCTCCATACCTTTCGATGCGAACACTTCTCGAGCTGAAAAAACAGGACGGCGACCGGTACCCGCTCGCCGCGCCTGTCCTCGAGAAGGACGTCTACGTAGACGATGTGTTTATGGGAGCTCCCGACAAACCGTTGTTGGAGAGAATCCGTAAACAAACGTGCGAGCTCCTACAGCGAGGTGGATTTAACCTTCGCAAGTGGGCTGGAAATTCGTCAGATTTGTTACGAAATATTCCACAGAGCTCGCACTCACACGCAGTCGACCTTAATttgtttgacgattcagaattaaagGTACTCGGTCTGCGATGGATACCATCTGGAgattttttctatttcaatCTGCAACGGTTTCAACCGTCTGCAACACCGATAACAAAGCGCACTTTGTTTTCGGAGATTGCGAAACTGTACGATCCACTCGGCTGGCTTTCGCCAGTTATGATCCGTGCGAAAATTTTGATGCAAGCCCAGTGGCTGGAAAAAATCCAGTGGGACGAGCACGTTTCCGCGGAGACGCACAAAATGTGGAACACATTTTGTGTCGATTGGAACAGATTGAACGATTGGAAATTACCCAGATGGATCCGATACGGAGCCGATGCAATCTCTGTGGAGCTCCATGGATTTTGTGACGCATCACTCGCTGCCTATTCCGCCGTCACCTACTTGAGAGTGACGACGGTGAACACTGAAGTGTTTACGTCACTTCTAATGGCAAAAACGCGAGTGGCTCCGATCAAAACGCAGTCGATCCCAGTTCTTGAATTGAACGGGGCCGTACTGCTCGCTGAGCTTATCGTGCATCTGAGAAAGTCGCTCTCACTGCCGATCGATCGTGTTGTCTGTTGGACAGATTCTACGATCGCCCTCGCTTGGCTTAAAAAACACCCATCGACATGGACGGTTGTGGTAGCCAACCGCGTGTCAAAAATCCAAACGTCTCTTCCGAGCGCTGAGTGGCGTTACGTTCCAACACGCTCAAATCCCGCGGATTTAAATTCGCGTGGGATAGAGGCTGCAGATTTTCTGCAGTCGAGACTGTGGATGTTTGGACCAGGGTGGCTGAGCGGACCGGAAGTGGAGTGGCCAGCGATGCCAGCTTCCGTGGAGACCACTGAAAGCAAGCGCATAGCGCATGCACATGTAACGACTCCGAAACCGGAATGGAAATTTCTGTTCCGATTTCAAACGTGGAGAAAACTGTTGCGTGTAACGGCGTATTGTCTTCGCTGGCGAAAACAAACACGCGCCGAACAGGGGTCACCCGACAGTCGAGTAATCGAGGCGTCAGAATTGCGAATCGCAACTGAACGTATCGTGCGTCACATACAAGGCACGCATTTCTCAGAAGAGTACCGGTGCTTGAAAAAACGCCGAGGAATACCTGAGAAATCTCCGCTAAAAAGCCTAAACCCTTTTCTCGACGAAAATGACGTCTTGAGGGTTGGCGGACGACTGGAGAACGCGACGCTTGCATGGGAAACCAAGCACCCGATAATACTGCCGAAACATTATGTGTCAACACTCATAATCCGGCAGTGCCACGTGGATACGTTGCACGGGGGCTTGCAGCTGACCTTGCATACTGTGAGGCAAAGCTACTGGATTCTCGGCTGCCGAAACGCAGCGAAGACGGTTATAAACAAATGCATGCGATGCGTGAGATGGCGAAGCAGCGCCTCCACGCAAATAATGCAGCATTTGATACCGGAACGCTGCAGGCCTGCAAAGGCCTTCGACAACTGCGGAGTGGACTACGCGGGGCCTTACCGTGTCCGCGACTCCGCTGGTCGAGGAAAGACGGCTCACAAAGCGTACATCGCGGTGTTCGTTTGTTACGCCACGCGCGCCGTCCACATCGAGCTCGTCCATGATTACACGACGAGCGCGTTTTTAGCTGCACTCGATCGGTTCGTAGCTAGACGTGGTATACCGTCTTGCATTTTTAGCGATAATGGCACCAATTTCGTTGGGGCCGATCGAGAGTTACGTAAGCAGTTCTGTGAGGCGTTTTCCTCCAcagaaatgcaaaacaaatgcaGCTCTATGGGGATAAGGTGGAGGTTTAACCCCCCCAGCGCTCCTCATTTCGGTGGAATGCAGGAAGCCGGCGTAAAATCGGTGAAACACCATTTAAAGCGCACACTGGGTGAATTCACGCCGACGGGAGAGGAAATGCAGACGCTTCTCTGCAAGATCGAAGCGAGTCTCAACTCGCGACCGATCGCCCCCCTGAGTGACCACCCAGATGATTATGCGCCTCTGACGCCTGGGCATTTCCTGACAGGAGGTCCACTAAATGCGATTCCGCTGCAATCGGTGGAAACTGAAAAACTCTCGCGACTATCGCGGTGGAGAGCGATTCAAAAATTTCACGAGCAGCTTTGGAGGCACTGGACGCGAGATTATCTCACGCACCTCCAAAATCGCTATAAGTGGCGCACCACCCaactgcaactgcaaccaggggaTCTGGTGTtagtgcagaatcctcttctCCCCCCTAATCAGTGGGAAATGgggagaattgaggaggtgttCCCGGGTAAGGACGAAAATGTACGGGTGGTAAAAGTCCGTACAGCAAAGTCCACATATACACGTCCGATTACAAGGATGTGTAAGTTACCCGTGGATGAGCCTGCTGCGGCGACGGTTGCCGAGGTCGAGCAGGCGAAATAA